A stretch of Triticum aestivum cultivar Chinese Spring chromosome 1D, IWGSC CS RefSeq v2.1, whole genome shotgun sequence DNA encodes these proteins:
- the LOC123182012 gene encoding plasma membrane ATPase — translation MAAAAAEGLERIKNEAVDLENIPVEEVFENLQCSPAGLTSKDGQDRIAVFGPNKLEEKKESEILKFLGFMWNPLSWVMEVAAIMAIALANGGGRPPDWQDFVGIIALLLLNSTISYIEESNAGSSAKALMANLAPKTKVLRDGRWSEQDASILVPGDIISIKLGDIVPADARLLLEGDPLKIDQSALTGESLPVTKNPGDSVYSGSTCKQGEIEAVVIATGVHTFFGKAAHLVDSTNQVGHFQKVLRAIGNFCIGAIAIGMIVEIIVMYFIQHRRYRDGIDNLLVLLIGGIPIAMPTVLSVTMAIGSHRLSKQGAITKRMTAIEEMAGMDVLCSDKTGTLTLNKLSVDRNLIEVFAVGVAKDEVLLFAAMASRVENQDAIDAAMVGMLADPKEARAGILEMHFLPFNPVDKRTALTYQDVADGTWHRVSKGAPEQILELCNCRDDVKNKAHAIIDKYAERGLRSLAVARQEVPEKSKDSSGGPWEFVGLLPLLDPPRHDSAETIKQALNLGVNVKMITGDQLAIAKETGRRLGMGTNMYPSSALLGQSVDESIVSLPVDELIEKADGFAGVFPEHKYEIVKKLQQMKHICGMTGDGVNDAPALKKADIGIAVADATDAARSASDIVLTEPGLSVIISAVLTSRAIFQRMKNYTIYAVSITIRIVLGFMLIALIWKFDFSPFMILVIAILNDGTIMTISKDRVKPSPHPDSWKLPEIFITGIVYGAYLAVTTVVFFFAMTSTDFFSEKFHVHSLRGNKDAMMSALYLQVSIISQALIFVTRSRRWCFQERPGLWLCFAFVVAQIIATVIAVYCNLPFAHIRGIGWGWAGVIWLYSIITFIPLDLFKFAIGYALSGKAWDTLFENKIAFTNKKDYGKEKRELQWATAQRTLHGLPTADPDSTPQERSNYGELSEIAEQAKRRAEMARLRELSTLKGRVESAVRLKGLDMETVDNHHYTV, via the exons GAGAACATCCCTGTGGAGGAGGTGTTCGAGAACCTCCAGTGCAGCCCGGCAGGCCTCACCTCCAAGGATGGCCAGGACCGCATCGCCGTCTTCGGCCCCAACAAACTCGAAGAGAAAAAG GAGAGCGAGATCCTCAAATTCCTGGGGTTCATGTGGAACCCGCTGTCGTGGGTGATGGAGGTGGCGGCCATCATGGCCATCGCGCTGGCCAACGGCGGCGGCAGGCCACCGGACTGGCAGGACTTCGTCGGCATCATCGCGCTGCTCCTGCTCAACTCAACCATCTCTTACATCGAGGAGAGCAACGCCGGCAGCTCGGCCAAGGCGCTCATGGCCAACCTCGCCCCCAAGACCAAGGTGCTCCGCGACGGCAGGTGGAGCGAGCAGGACGCCTCCATCCTCGTGCCCGGCGACATCATcagcatcaagctcggcgacattGTCCCGGCCGACGCGCGCCTCCTGCTCGAGGGAGACCCGCTCAAGATCGACCAGTCGGCGCTCACGGGCGAGTCGCTGCCCGTCACCAAGAACCCCGGCGACAGCGTCTACTCGGGCTCCACGTGCAAGCAGGGCGAGATCGAGGCCGTCGTCATCGCCACCGGCGTGCACACCTTCTTCGGCAAGGCGGCGCACCTCGTCGACAGCACCAACCAGGTCGGCCACTTCCAGAAGGTGCTCCGCGCCATCGGCAACTTCTGCATCGGCGCCATCGCCATCGGCATGATCGTCGAGATCATCGTCATGTACTTCATCCAGCACCGCCGGTACCGCGACGGCATCGACAACCTTCTCGTGCTCCTCATCGGCGGCATCCCGATCGCGATGCCCACTGTGCTGTCGGTCACCATGGCTATCGGCTCCCACCGGCTGTCGAAGCAGGGCGCCATCACTAAGCGCATGACGGCCATCGAGGAGATGGCCGGCATGGACGTGCTCTGCAGCGACAAGACGGGCACGCTCACCCTCAACAAGCTCAGCGTCGACCGCAACCTCATCGAGGTGTTCGCCGTTGGCGTCGCCAAGGACGAGGTCTTGCTTTTCGCCGCCATGGCATCCAGAGTGGAGAACCAGGATGCCATCGACGCTGCCATGGTCGGCATGCTCGCCGACCCAAAGGAGGCCAGGGCTGGCATCCTGGAGATGCACTTCCTCCCCTTCAACCCCGTCGACAAGCGAACCGCGCTCACCTACCAAGACGTCGCCGACGGCACGTGGCACCGTGTCAGCAAGGGTGCTCCCGAGCAGATCTTGGAACTGTGCAACTGCAGAGACGATGTCAAGAACAAGGCGCACGCCATCATCGACAAGTACGCCGAGCGCGGCCTCCGGTCCCTCGCGGTAGCCAGGCAGGAGGTGCCGGAGAAGAGCAAGGACAGCTCCGGGGGGCCATGGGAGTTCGTCGGCCTTCTGCCGCTCCTCGACCCGCCCAGGCACGACAGCGCCGAGACGATCAAGCAGGCGCTCAATCTCGGCGTCAACGTCAAGATGATCACCGGCGACCAGCTGGCCATCGCCAAGGAGACGGGCAGGAGGCTCGGCATGGGCACCAACATGTACCCCTCATCCGCCCTTCTCGGCCAGAGCGTCGACGAGTCCATCGTGTCGCTCCCCGTTGACGAGCTCATCGAGAAGGCCGATGGGTTCGCCGGTGTTTTCCCCGAGCACAAGTACGAGATCGTCAAGAAGCTGCAGCAGATGAAGCACATCTGCGGGATGACCGGCGATGGCGTGAACGACGCGCCAGCTCTGAAGAAGGCCGACATTGGCATTGCGGTGGCCGACGCCACCGACGCCGCCAGGAGCGCATCGGACATCGTGCTCACCGAACCGGGGCTCAGCGTCATCATCAGCGCCGTGCTGACTAGCCGTGCcatcttccagaggatgaagaactACACC ATTTACGCGGTGTCCATCACCATCCGTATAGTG CTAGGGTTTATGCTGATCGCGCTGATTTGGAAGTTCGATTTCTCGCCGTTTATGATCCTGGTCATCGCCATTCTCAACGACG GCACAATCATGACCATCTCCAAGGACAGAGTGAAGCCATCCCCACACCCAGATAGCTGGAAGCTGCCGgagatcttcatcaccggcatCGTCTACGGCGCCTACCTTGCCGTGACGaccgtggtcttcttcttcgccatgaccAGCACCGACTTCTTCAGC GAGAAGTTCCACGTGCATTCCCTAAGGGGCAACAAGGATGCGATGATGTCCGCCCTCTACCTTCAAGTGAGCATCATCAGCCAGGCCCTCATCTTCGTCACCCGGTCGCGCCGCTGGTGCTTCCAGGAGCGCCCGGGGCTCTGGCTCTGCTTCGCCTTCGTCGTCGCGCAGATC ATCGCCACCGTCATCGCCGTGTACTGCAACTTGCCGTTTGCGCACATCAGAGGCATCGGCTGGGGCTGGGCCGGCGTGATCTGGCTCTACAGCATCATCACCTTCATCCCCTTGGACCTCTTCAAGTTCGCCATCGGCTACGCGCTCAGCGGCAAGGCATGGGACACCCTCTTCGAGAACAAG ATCGCCTTCACGAACAAGAAGGACTACGGGAAGGAGAAGCGGGAGCTGCAGTGGGCGACGGCGCAGCGGACACTGCACGGCCTGCCGACGGCGGACCCAGACAGCACGCCGCAGGAGAGGAGCAACTACGGCGAGCTCTCGGAGATAGCCGAGCAGGCCAAGCGCCGGGCGGAGATGGCCAGGCTGCGCGAGCTCAGCACGCTCAAGGGAAGGGTGGAGTCTGCGGTGAGGCTCAAGGGCCTCGACATGGAGACCGTCGACAACCACCACTACACTGTATGA